One genomic segment of Mycolicibacterium gilvum includes these proteins:
- a CDS encoding DUF349 domain-containing protein: protein MTITESGGSQDAGQQTAEADNTAPAPEAPPSPRPKPSAARPKPGPAPRPVPRPSTPAAAPVVNTVPSSDPHRFGRVDPDGTVWLITASGERTIGSWQAGDAEAAYAHFGRRFDDLQTEVVLLETRLASGAGDARKIKSAASTLADTLPEAHVLGDVDALAARLAAIVEQAEGATQQEKARREELRAANTARKEALAAEAEDLAANATQWKAAGDRMRAILDEWKTITGLDRKVDDALWKRYSAARETFNRRRGSHFAELDRERAGAKQAKEALCERAEALCDSTDWGPTSGLFRDLLTEWKNAGRASKDVDDALWQRFKAAQDRFFAARNAATAERDAEFRANAEAKEALLAEAERIDASDVDAARAALRAIGDKWDAIGKVPRERTADLERRMRAVEKKIRDAPTGGVDPEAQARADQFRERAEQFERQAEKAAAAGKTKDAEKARANAEQWRQWADAAADSLSRKR, encoded by the coding sequence ATGACGATCACAGAGTCGGGCGGATCGCAGGACGCCGGCCAGCAGACCGCGGAAGCGGACAACACCGCCCCCGCCCCCGAGGCTCCACCGTCTCCGCGACCGAAGCCCTCCGCCGCCAGACCGAAACCCGGCCCCGCGCCGCGCCCGGTCCCGCGGCCGTCCACCCCCGCCGCGGCGCCCGTCGTCAACACGGTGCCCTCCAGTGATCCGCACCGGTTCGGACGCGTCGACCCTGACGGCACCGTGTGGCTGATCACCGCCTCCGGGGAGCGCACCATCGGGTCGTGGCAGGCCGGTGACGCCGAAGCCGCGTACGCCCACTTCGGGCGGCGATTCGACGATCTGCAGACCGAGGTCGTCCTGCTGGAGACCCGACTGGCCTCCGGCGCCGGCGACGCGCGCAAGATCAAGTCGGCCGCCTCGACGCTGGCCGACACGCTGCCCGAGGCCCATGTGCTCGGCGACGTCGACGCGCTCGCCGCGCGGCTCGCCGCGATCGTCGAGCAGGCTGAGGGCGCCACCCAGCAGGAGAAGGCCCGGCGCGAGGAACTGCGGGCGGCGAACACGGCCCGCAAGGAGGCCCTGGCCGCCGAGGCCGAGGACCTGGCCGCCAACGCCACCCAGTGGAAGGCCGCCGGCGACCGCATGCGCGCGATCCTCGACGAGTGGAAGACGATCACCGGGCTCGACCGCAAGGTCGACGACGCGCTGTGGAAGCGCTATTCGGCCGCGCGTGAGACCTTCAACCGGCGCCGCGGTTCCCACTTCGCCGAACTCGACCGCGAGCGCGCCGGTGCCAAGCAGGCCAAGGAAGCGTTGTGTGAGCGCGCCGAGGCGCTGTGCGACTCCACCGACTGGGGCCCCACCTCGGGTCTGTTCCGGGATCTGCTCACCGAGTGGAAGAACGCCGGGCGCGCCTCCAAGGACGTCGACGACGCGCTGTGGCAGCGCTTCAAGGCCGCGCAGGACAGGTTCTTCGCGGCCCGCAATGCGGCCACCGCCGAGCGTGACGCGGAATTCCGCGCCAACGCCGAAGCCAAGGAGGCGCTGCTGGCCGAGGCCGAGCGCATCGACGCCTCCGACGTCGACGCGGCCCGCGCGGCGCTGCGCGCGATCGGCGACAAGTGGGATGCGATCGGCAAGGTGCCCCGCGAACGCACGGCGGACCTGGAGCGCCGGATGCGCGCGGTCGAGAAGAAGATCCGGGATGCCCCCACCGGCGGGGTCGACCCTGAGGCCCAGGCCCGGGCCGACCAGTTCCGCGAGCGGGCCGAGCAGTTCGAGCGGCAGGCCGAGAAGGCGGCGGCGGCGGGCAAGACCAAGGACGCCGAGAAGGCCCGCGCGAACGCCGAGCAGTGGCGTCAGTGGGCCGACGCCGCCGCGGACTCGCTGAGCCGGAAACGCTGA
- a CDS encoding amino acid ABC transporter permease: MAGSVLFDAPGPRARVRNRVITAVTVVAVLAVAWVVYSRLDERGQLTAEKWEPFLTGDLWRTYVLPGIEGTLTAAAVSIVLALILGFVLGVGRLSTHTPIRWVSSVLVEFFRAVPVLIMMIFAYFLYAFYDVFPSKYLALAGVITGLTLYNGAVIAEIVRAGVHALPRGQAEASSALGLTWGQTMRSILLPQAVTSMLPVLISQLVVVLKDTALGYQITFVEMVRQGTVIGSAYGNYIPALIVIAALMIALNFSLSWFATWLEKRMRRSRKGPAPMEAEPLELQGDRSRGV, translated from the coding sequence GTGGCCGGCTCTGTTCTCTTCGACGCCCCCGGGCCGCGCGCACGGGTCCGCAACCGGGTGATCACGGCGGTCACCGTCGTCGCGGTCCTCGCCGTCGCGTGGGTCGTCTACTCCCGGCTGGACGAGCGGGGTCAGCTCACCGCCGAGAAGTGGGAGCCGTTCCTGACCGGGGATCTGTGGCGCACCTACGTGCTGCCCGGCATCGAGGGCACGCTGACCGCCGCGGCGGTCTCGATCGTGCTCGCGTTGATCCTGGGATTCGTGCTCGGGGTGGGCAGGTTGTCGACGCACACCCCGATCCGCTGGGTGTCGTCGGTGCTGGTCGAGTTCTTCCGCGCGGTCCCGGTGCTGATCATGATGATCTTCGCGTACTTTCTGTACGCGTTCTACGACGTCTTCCCGTCCAAGTACCTGGCACTGGCCGGCGTCATCACGGGCCTGACGCTCTACAACGGTGCGGTGATCGCCGAGATCGTCCGCGCCGGGGTGCACGCACTGCCCCGCGGTCAGGCCGAGGCGTCATCGGCACTGGGCCTGACCTGGGGGCAGACGATGCGCTCGATCCTGCTCCCCCAGGCCGTCACGTCGATGCTCCCGGTGCTGATCTCACAGTTGGTGGTGGTGCTGAAGGACACCGCGCTCGGCTACCAGATCACGTTCGTCGAGATGGTGCGTCAGGGCACGGTGATCGGGTCGGCTTACGGGAACTACATTCCCGCGCTGATCGTGATCGCGGCCCTGATGATCGCGTTGAACTTCTCACTGTCGTGGTTCGCGACCTGGCTGGAGAAACGGATGCGTCGGTCGCGCAAGGGGCCGGCACCGATGGAGGCCGAGCCGCTCGAACTGCAGGGCGACCGCAGCCGCGGCGTCTGA
- a CDS encoding amino acid ABC transporter permease encodes MEVFTEYREEIFAAFWTTVQLTVLSAIGALVLGTVLAAMRLAPVPMLNWIGTAYVNLVRNTPLTLIILFCSFGLAQTLGLTLADRQSPTFIADSGFRLAVLGLTVYTASFVCETVRAGVNTIPLGQAEAARSLGLTFGQNLRIVLLPQAFRAVVIPLGSVLIALTKNTTIASAIGVAEAALLMKEMIENTAAVLVVGGIFALGFVILTLPLGLVFGWLGKRLAVAR; translated from the coding sequence GTGGAGGTTTTCACCGAGTATCGCGAGGAGATATTCGCCGCGTTCTGGACGACGGTCCAGCTCACGGTCCTCTCGGCGATCGGTGCGCTGGTGCTCGGCACGGTGCTGGCCGCGATGCGGCTGGCACCGGTGCCGATGCTCAACTGGATCGGCACCGCGTACGTCAATCTGGTGCGCAACACCCCGTTGACGCTGATCATCCTGTTCTGCTCGTTCGGACTGGCGCAGACCCTGGGATTGACGTTGGCCGACAGGCAGTCGCCGACGTTCATCGCCGACAGCGGCTTCCGGCTGGCAGTGCTCGGATTGACCGTCTACACCGCGTCGTTCGTCTGTGAGACGGTGCGCGCGGGGGTGAACACGATCCCGCTGGGGCAGGCCGAAGCGGCGCGCTCGCTGGGCTTGACGTTCGGCCAGAACCTGCGGATCGTGTTGCTGCCGCAGGCCTTTCGCGCGGTCGTCATTCCGCTGGGCTCGGTGCTGATCGCGCTGACGAAGAACACGACGATCGCGTCGGCGATCGGCGTGGCCGAGGCGGCGCTGCTGATGAAGGAGATGATCGAGAACACCGCGGCAGTGCTGGTGGTGGGCGGGATCTTCGCACTCGGCTTCGTGATCCTCACCCTGCCGCTGGGGCTGGTGTTCGGATGGTTGGGCAAGCGATTGGCGGTGGCGCGGTAG
- the miaB gene encoding tRNA (N6-isopentenyl adenosine(37)-C2)-methylthiotransferase MiaB, with amino-acid sequence MLQQADGVSPDRSSCDTPAPRTFEVRTYGCQMNVHDSERLSGLLEQAGYQRAGAGVDADIVVFNTCAVRENADNKLYGNLSHLAPRKQADPQMQIAVGGCLAQKDRDAVLRKAPWVDVVFGTHNIGSLPTLLDRARHNRVAQVEIAESLREFPSALPASRESAYAAWVSISVGCNNTCTFCIVPALRGKEVDRRPGDILAEVQALVDQGVLEITLLGQNVNAYGVSFADPTEARDRGAFAKLLRACGRIDGLERVRFTSPHPAEFTDDVIEAMAQTSNVCPTLHMPLQSGSDRILRAMRRSYRADRYLGIIDRVRTAIPHAAITTDLIVGFPGETEEDFQATLDVVEAARFSSAFTFQYSKRPGTPAAELEGQIPKAVVSERYQRLIELQERISWEENRAQIGREVELLVATGEGRKDAATARMSGRARDGRLVHFAPGALGADIRPGDIVVTTVTGAAPHHLIADAGPAEHRRTRAGDAHAQGRTPKTGVGLGMPGIGAPEPAPVTQGCAL; translated from the coding sequence GTGCTTCAGCAGGCGGACGGGGTTTCGCCCGATCGTTCGTCGTGCGACACACCGGCCCCGCGGACCTTCGAGGTCCGCACCTACGGCTGCCAGATGAACGTCCACGATTCGGAGCGGCTCTCGGGCCTGCTCGAACAGGCCGGCTACCAGCGAGCGGGTGCCGGGGTGGACGCCGACATCGTGGTGTTCAACACCTGCGCGGTGCGCGAGAACGCGGACAACAAGCTCTACGGCAATCTGAGCCACCTCGCGCCGCGCAAACAGGCCGACCCGCAGATGCAGATCGCCGTCGGCGGGTGTCTGGCACAGAAGGACCGCGACGCGGTGCTGCGCAAGGCGCCCTGGGTCGATGTGGTCTTCGGCACCCACAACATCGGCTCGCTGCCCACTCTGCTCGACCGGGCCCGGCACAACCGCGTCGCCCAGGTCGAAATAGCCGAATCCTTGCGGGAATTCCCGTCGGCGCTACCCGCCAGCCGCGAATCCGCGTATGCCGCTTGGGTTTCGATCTCCGTCGGATGCAACAACACCTGCACGTTCTGCATCGTCCCGGCGCTGCGCGGTAAAGAGGTCGACCGGCGGCCGGGCGACATCCTCGCCGAGGTGCAGGCCCTCGTCGATCAGGGCGTGCTGGAAATCACGCTGCTGGGCCAGAACGTCAACGCCTATGGGGTGTCCTTCGCCGACCCCACCGAGGCCCGCGACCGCGGCGCGTTCGCGAAACTGCTGCGCGCCTGCGGACGGATCGACGGCCTGGAGCGGGTGCGGTTCACCTCGCCGCATCCCGCCGAGTTCACCGACGACGTCATCGAGGCGATGGCCCAGACGTCCAACGTGTGCCCGACGCTGCACATGCCGCTGCAGTCGGGCTCGGACCGCATCCTGCGCGCGATGCGCCGCTCCTACCGCGCCGACCGCTACCTCGGCATCATCGACCGTGTCCGGACCGCGATTCCGCACGCGGCGATCACCACCGACCTCATCGTCGGCTTCCCCGGCGAGACGGAGGAGGATTTCCAGGCGACCCTCGACGTCGTCGAGGCGGCCCGGTTCTCCAGCGCGTTCACGTTCCAGTACTCCAAACGACCCGGCACGCCGGCCGCCGAACTGGAGGGCCAGATCCCCAAAGCCGTTGTCTCCGAGCGTTATCAGCGTCTGATCGAGCTGCAGGAGCGGATCTCCTGGGAGGAGAACCGCGCCCAGATCGGCCGCGAGGTCGAACTGCTCGTCGCCACCGGTGAGGGACGCAAGGACGCCGCCACCGCCAGGATGTCGGGCCGCGCCCGCGACGGACGGTTGGTGCACTTCGCTCCCGGCGCGCTCGGCGCGGACATCAGGCCCGGCGACATCGTCGTGACCACCGTGACCGGCGCCGCGCCGCACCACCTGATCGCCGACGCCGGCCCGGCAGAGCATCGGCGCACCCGCGCCGGTGACGCGCATGCGCAGGGCCGCACACCGAAGACCGGGGTGGGGCTCGGCATGCCGGGGATCGGAGCCCCCGAGCCCGCCCCCGTCACGCAGGGGTGTGCGCTGTGA
- a CDS encoding DUF1622 domain-containing protein, producing MTGLHDTSTLLAFDILPEQTLRDMVDVMVRLIEACGAVVIMIGAVVAIAKFVVALGRRDINQFSSVRLSLARFLVLGLEFQLAADVLRTAISPSFEEIGKLAAIAAIRTLLNYFLNREIAQEQREVDLLRHPRVDDPPPAS from the coding sequence ATGACCGGCCTCCACGACACGTCGACCCTCCTCGCCTTCGACATCCTGCCCGAGCAGACCCTGCGCGACATGGTCGACGTGATGGTGCGGCTGATCGAGGCGTGCGGCGCCGTGGTCATCATGATCGGCGCGGTCGTGGCGATCGCGAAGTTCGTCGTGGCCCTCGGCCGGCGCGACATCAACCAGTTCTCGTCGGTGCGGCTGAGCCTGGCCCGATTCCTGGTGCTGGGTCTGGAATTCCAGCTCGCCGCCGACGTGTTGCGGACCGCGATCTCGCCGTCGTTCGAGGAGATCGGGAAGCTGGCCGCCATCGCGGCGATCCGGACCCTGCTGAACTACTTCCTCAACCGCGAGATCGCTCAGGAACAGCGCGAGGTCGACCTGCTGAGGCACCCTCGGGTGGACGATCCCCCGCCGGCGTCGTGA
- the miaA gene encoding tRNA (adenosine(37)-N6)-dimethylallyltransferase MiaA, which translates to MRPLAVVGPTGTGKSDLALGIAEALSGEIAVEVVNADAMQLYRGMDIGTAKLTVDERRGVPHHQLDVLEVTETATVARYQQAAAADVDAIAARGALPVIVGGSMLYVQSLLDEWSFPATDPQVRARWETRLAEVGVAALHRELAAVDAAAAASILPTDGRRIVRALEVVELTGRPFAASAPTIGAPRWNTAIVGLDWETTVLDERLRRRTDTMFERGLVEEVRGLIGRGLRDGVTAARALGYAQVLADLDAGGDGEAAREPTFVGTRRYVRRQRSWFRRDHRITWLDGAAPGNVDAVLRLWRQRRAGAPRPAD; encoded by the coding sequence GTGCGCCCGCTGGCCGTGGTCGGACCCACCGGGACCGGCAAGTCGGATCTCGCATTGGGGATCGCCGAGGCGCTGAGCGGCGAGATCGCGGTCGAGGTGGTCAACGCCGACGCGATGCAGCTCTACCGGGGCATGGACATCGGCACCGCGAAACTCACCGTCGACGAGCGCCGCGGGGTGCCCCACCACCAACTCGACGTCCTGGAGGTCACCGAGACCGCGACGGTCGCGCGCTACCAGCAGGCAGCGGCCGCCGACGTCGACGCGATCGCGGCGCGTGGTGCGCTGCCGGTGATCGTGGGTGGCTCGATGCTCTATGTGCAGTCCCTGCTCGACGAGTGGTCGTTTCCCGCCACCGACCCGCAGGTGCGGGCCCGGTGGGAGACGCGTCTCGCCGAGGTCGGCGTCGCGGCACTGCATCGTGAGCTCGCCGCCGTCGACGCCGCCGCCGCGGCCTCGATCCTGCCCACCGACGGACGGCGCATCGTGCGCGCGCTGGAGGTCGTCGAGCTGACCGGCCGGCCGTTCGCCGCGTCGGCACCCACCATCGGCGCACCGAGATGGAACACCGCCATCGTCGGGCTGGACTGGGAGACAACGGTTCTCGACGAACGCTTGCGGCGGCGCACCGACACGATGTTCGAGCGTGGACTCGTCGAGGAGGTCCGTGGGCTGATAGGCCGGGGCCTGCGCGACGGCGTCACCGCGGCACGCGCGCTGGGATACGCGCAGGTACTCGCCGATCTCGACGCCGGCGGTGACGGCGAGGCGGCGCGCGAACCGACGTTCGTCGGCACCCGGCGCTACGTGCGCAGACAGCGGTCCTGGTTCCGGCGCGACCACCGCATCACCTGGCTCGACGGTGCGGCGCCGGGGAACGTCGACGCGGTGCTGCGCCTCTGGAGGCAACGGCGGGCAGGAGCGCCGCGACCGGCGGATTGA
- a CDS encoding glutamate ABC transporter substrate-binding protein has protein sequence MFPKSTSTRIAGALALAAALPFAMTACGGGGDSGGGGGAGGDTIVIGTKFDQPGLGQKNPDGTMSGFDVDVATYVAGELGYAPDKIEWKESPSAQRETLIQNGQVTFIAATYSITDSRKEKVAFAGPYLITGQSLLVRNDNNDITGAASLENNKILCSVSGSTPAQKIKDEYQGVQLQQYDTYSACIDALKNGAVDAVTTDEVILAGYAAQSPGTFKIVGEPFSEERYGIGLKKDDAELRTKINDALKKMEDSGAWKEAFDKNLGPAGITAPAPPPLDN, from the coding sequence ATGTTCCCGAAGTCCACGTCCACGCGCATCGCAGGTGCGCTCGCGCTCGCTGCGGCTCTACCGTTCGCGATGACGGCGTGCGGCGGCGGGGGTGACTCCGGAGGCGGCGGAGGCGCCGGCGGCGACACCATCGTGATCGGCACCAAGTTCGACCAGCCCGGCCTGGGGCAGAAGAACCCCGACGGCACGATGAGCGGCTTCGACGTCGATGTCGCGACCTACGTCGCCGGGGAACTCGGCTACGCCCCGGACAAGATCGAGTGGAAGGAGTCCCCGTCGGCGCAGCGCGAGACCCTGATCCAGAACGGTCAGGTCACCTTCATCGCGGCGACGTACTCGATCACCGACTCCCGCAAGGAGAAGGTCGCGTTCGCCGGGCCGTACCTGATCACCGGTCAGAGCCTGCTGGTGCGCAACGACAACAACGACATCACCGGCGCCGCGTCGCTGGAGAACAACAAGATCCTGTGCTCGGTGTCCGGATCCACGCCGGCGCAGAAGATCAAAGACGAGTACCAGGGTGTGCAGCTGCAGCAGTACGACACCTACTCCGCCTGCATCGACGCGCTGAAGAACGGTGCGGTCGACGCGGTCACCACCGACGAGGTCATTCTCGCCGGCTACGCCGCGCAGAGCCCCGGCACCTTCAAGATCGTCGGCGAACCGTTCTCCGAGGAGCGCTACGGCATCGGCCTGAAGAAGGACGACGCCGAGCTGCGGACGAAGATCAACGATGCGCTCAAGAAGATGGAGGACAGCGGCGCGTGGAAGGAAGCGTTCGACAAGAACCTCGGCCCCGCCGGGATCACCGCGCCGGCGCCTCCGCCGCTCGACAACTGA
- a CDS encoding amino acid ABC transporter ATP-binding protein, translating to MISMKSVNKHFGPLHVLKDIDLEVGRGQVVVVLGPSGSGKSTLCRTINRLETIDSGTIAIDGVELPAEGRKLAQLRSDVGMVFQSFNLFAHKTILENVTLAPMKVRKFSKDESREKAMALLERVGVANQADKYPAQLSGGQQQRVAIARSLAMNPKVMLFDEPTSALDPEMINEVLAVMTGLAGDGMTMLVVTHEMGFARRAANRVVFMSDGAVVEDAEPIQFFDNPQTDRAKDFLGKILHH from the coding sequence ATGATCTCTATGAAATCGGTCAACAAGCACTTCGGTCCTCTTCACGTGCTCAAGGACATCGACCTGGAGGTCGGCAGAGGTCAGGTCGTGGTCGTGCTCGGCCCCTCGGGCTCCGGTAAGTCCACGTTGTGCCGCACCATCAACCGGCTGGAGACGATCGATTCGGGCACCATCGCCATCGACGGTGTCGAGCTACCCGCCGAGGGCCGCAAGCTCGCGCAGCTGCGCTCCGATGTGGGCATGGTGTTCCAGTCGTTCAACCTGTTCGCGCACAAGACAATTCTGGAGAACGTGACGCTGGCGCCGATGAAGGTGCGCAAATTCTCCAAGGACGAGTCGCGCGAGAAGGCGATGGCACTGCTCGAACGGGTGGGGGTGGCCAATCAGGCCGACAAGTACCCCGCCCAGCTCTCGGGCGGCCAGCAGCAGCGCGTCGCGATCGCCCGCTCCCTGGCGATGAACCCGAAGGTGATGCTGTTCGACGAGCCGACCAGCGCCCTGGATCCGGAGATGATCAACGAGGTACTCGCCGTCATGACGGGACTGGCGGGCGACGGTATGACGATGCTCGTGGTCACCCACGAGATGGGTTTCGCGCGACGAGCCGCCAACCGCGTCGTGTTCATGTCCGACGGCGCCGTCGTCGAGGACGCCGAACCCATCCAGTTCTTCGACAACCCCCAGACAGACCGCGCCAAAGATTTTCTCGGCAAGATCCTGCACCACTGA
- a CDS encoding DMT family transporter: MGEADIAVVLALAAALFMAVGDVIHQRSAHEITDEPVGHLELFLKLLRDGRWWLGSGVAAMGFACQAAALGLGSVLLVQALLVSSLLFALPLSARLSHRRVTRWEWIWAVLLAGAVAVIVTVGNPTEGATRASLQTWIEVAAVLGPVLVLCLVGARMSSGAMSAVLTGVVSGALWGVFAVLTKTVVHRLDVTSLAGVVELLSTPELYAWAVVGILGTSTQQAAFRAGSLTASLPTMTVTEPLVGCALGVVVLGETMRPGETGWVLLIAAAVTVVVATAALARGEATDLEPATV; the protein is encoded by the coding sequence ATGGGTGAAGCGGACATCGCCGTGGTGCTGGCTCTGGCCGCGGCGTTGTTCATGGCGGTCGGCGACGTAATCCATCAGCGCTCGGCCCACGAGATCACCGACGAACCCGTCGGCCACCTCGAGCTCTTCCTGAAGCTGCTCCGGGACGGCCGGTGGTGGCTCGGCAGCGGTGTCGCGGCGATGGGGTTCGCCTGTCAGGCCGCCGCGCTGGGTCTGGGGTCGGTGCTGCTCGTGCAGGCGCTGCTGGTCTCGTCTCTGCTGTTCGCGTTGCCGCTGAGCGCACGCCTGTCGCACCGTCGCGTCACCCGCTGGGAGTGGATATGGGCGGTGCTGCTGGCCGGTGCGGTCGCGGTCATCGTCACGGTCGGCAACCCCACCGAGGGCGCCACCCGGGCCTCGCTGCAGACGTGGATCGAGGTCGCCGCGGTGCTCGGCCCCGTCCTGGTGCTGTGCCTGGTCGGGGCGCGCATGTCGTCGGGGGCGATGAGCGCGGTGCTGACGGGCGTCGTCTCGGGTGCGCTGTGGGGGGTGTTCGCCGTGCTGACCAAGACGGTGGTGCACCGCCTCGACGTCACGAGCCTCGCGGGTGTCGTCGAGCTGCTCTCGACGCCGGAGCTGTACGCGTGGGCGGTGGTCGGGATCCTCGGCACGTCCACCCAGCAGGCCGCGTTCCGCGCGGGCTCGCTGACCGCGTCCCTGCCGACGATGACCGTCACCGAACCGCTGGTGGGCTGCGCGCTGGGCGTCGTGGTGCTCGGCGAGACCATGCGACCCGGCGAGACCGGCTGGGTCCTGCTGATCGCCGCCGCGGTGACCGTGGTGGTCGCCACCGCGGCGCTGGCGCGCGGGGAGGCGACCGACCTGGAACCGGCGACCGTGTGA
- a CDS encoding Rv2732c family membrane protein: MSPDPGFDDFKRDIDAAEKRVAREIDPGPRALVIAILVFVLLVTLLLPHTGTARGLDVLTGSQAAVDNGVILPHRVFAILLVVFGAGFSMVALLTRRWALAWIALAGSTVASFLGVLALWTRQTAPEPYPGPGFGLIIAWLTAIVLSYHWARVVATRSALQLAAEEDRRRADAEGQNKGLLETFITDDDGDGPPK; encoded by the coding sequence GTGAGCCCCGATCCCGGTTTCGACGACTTCAAGCGCGACATCGACGCCGCCGAGAAGCGGGTCGCGCGCGAGATCGACCCCGGGCCGCGGGCGCTGGTCATCGCGATCCTGGTGTTCGTGCTGCTGGTGACCCTGCTGCTGCCGCACACCGGCACCGCCCGGGGACTCGACGTCCTGACCGGATCGCAGGCGGCCGTCGACAACGGCGTGATCCTTCCGCACCGGGTGTTCGCGATCCTGCTGGTGGTGTTCGGCGCGGGGTTCTCGATGGTCGCGCTGCTGACCCGCCGGTGGGCACTGGCGTGGATCGCGCTGGCCGGTTCGACGGTGGCGTCGTTCCTGGGGGTGCTGGCGCTGTGGACGCGTCAGACGGCGCCGGAACCGTATCCGGGGCCGGGGTTCGGGCTCATCATCGCGTGGCTGACCGCCATCGTGCTGAGCTACCACTGGGCGCGCGTGGTGGCCACCCGGTCGGCCCTGCAACTGGCGGCCGAGGAAGATCGCCGGCGCGCCGACGCCGAAGGTCAGAACAAGGGTCTGCTGGAGACCTTCATCACCGACGATGACGGTGACGGTCCGCCGAAATAG
- the dapF gene encoding diaminopimelate epimerase, protein MKFAKGHGTQNDFVLLPDLNAQYSLTARAVTALCDRRRGLGADGLLRVTTAGAALAAGVFDRLPEGVAEDDWFMDYRNADGSIAEMCGNGVRVFAHYLRAGGLEHRSEFVVGSLAGPRPVVLHEADDTTADVTVEMGKAVRCGTGTATVGGRRFSGLAVDVGNPHLACVDEELTDAGLASLDVASPVAFDSTQFPHGVNVEILTAPRDGAVAMRVHERGVGETRSCGTGTVAAAVAALDHEGAHTGTLRVRIPGGEVCVTVTDTDSYLRGPSVLLAHGELAEQWWAAQH, encoded by the coding sequence GTGAAGTTCGCCAAAGGGCACGGGACGCAGAACGACTTCGTGCTGCTGCCCGACCTGAACGCGCAGTATTCGCTCACCGCCCGCGCGGTGACGGCGCTGTGCGACCGCCGACGCGGGCTGGGCGCCGACGGACTGCTGCGGGTCACCACCGCGGGCGCCGCGCTGGCCGCCGGCGTGTTCGACCGGCTCCCCGAGGGCGTCGCCGAGGACGACTGGTTCATGGACTACCGCAACGCCGACGGCTCGATCGCCGAGATGTGCGGCAACGGTGTGCGGGTGTTCGCGCACTACCTGCGCGCCGGCGGATTGGAACACCGCAGCGAGTTCGTCGTCGGCTCGCTGGCCGGCCCCCGGCCGGTCGTGCTGCACGAGGCCGACGACACCACCGCCGACGTCACCGTCGAGATGGGCAAGGCCGTCCGGTGCGGGACGGGAACCGCCACCGTCGGCGGACGGAGGTTCTCCGGGCTGGCGGTGGACGTCGGCAACCCGCACCTGGCCTGCGTCGACGAGGAGCTGACCGACGCCGGCCTGGCCTCCCTCGACGTCGCGTCTCCCGTGGCGTTCGACTCCACGCAGTTCCCGCACGGCGTCAACGTCGAGATCCTGACGGCGCCGCGCGACGGCGCGGTGGCGATGCGGGTCCACGAACGCGGCGTGGGGGAGACCCGCTCCTGCGGCACCGGCACCGTCGCGGCCGCGGTCGCGGCCCTCGACCACGAGGGCGCTCACACGGGCACGCTGCGGGTCCGCATCCCCGGCGGCGAGGTCTGCGTCACCGTCACCGACACTGACAGTTATCTGCGCGGGCCCTCGGTGCTGCTCGCGCACGGTGAGCTCGCCGAACAGTGGTGGGCGGCCCAGCATTGA